The window TTTATTTGGAAATAGATCAAATATAGAAAATATTGATTTGAATAGTTCAAATACAGAAGTAGAAAAATTTATTAGAAAAAAAATAGAATCCTCTATTATTTCTACTCAGAATATTTTAATATCTAGAATAGATCAATTTGGAATAATACAACCAAATATACAAAGAATAAAGAATTCTAATAGAATTTTAATAGAATTATCTGGAATAAAAAATATAGATAGAATAAAAAATATTTTAGAAAAAAAAGCAAAATTACATTTTTTTGAAACTTATAATTTTAACGAAATTTTCCCATATTTTAATGTTATTAATAATTTTTTTAATAAAAAATTAAATAATAACATTAAAAAAAAATCTTTTATAGATATTTTGAATATTTCTTATATAAAGGATACAAATACAATAGGATTAGTTCATAAAAAATATAAAAAAATAATTTCTGAATTTTTGAATTCAACGGAGGCTACAAATGCTTTACCATATAATTTACATAACATAAAATTTTTATGGGGACATAAAAGCGTTTCTAACGATGATTTTTTTACACTTTTTGCTGTAAAAAAAAATGATGAAGAAATGTCATCTTCTTTGACAGGAGATATGGTTACTCGTGCTTATAAATCTTTTGGTTCTTTTGATGAAATATCCATAAATATAAAAATGAATCAAGAAGGAACTAAAAAATGGAAAATATTTACTGAAAAAAATATTGGTAGAGGGATAGCAATAGTACTTGATGATTTAGTTTATACATGTCCTGTAGTAAAATCTGTTATACCAAATGGTATATCTCAAATATCTGGACGTTTTTCTATACAAGAATCTAATGATTTGGTAAATGTATTAAATGCAGGAGAATTACCTACTTCTGTAAAAATTGTTCAAACTTCAATTGTAGGACCTTCTTTGGGAAAAGAATCGATTCAAAAAGGTGTAAAATCTTTTTTAATAGCTTTATTTTTTGTTTTTTTTTGGATGATTTTTTATTATTTAATTCCAGGATTGTATGCTAATATTGTTTTAATTTTTAATATAATATTTATTTTTGGTGTTCTTATTTCCATAAATGCTGTATTAACTTTTCCTGGAATTGCAGGAGTAATATTAACATTAGCAATATCCATGGATGGTCATATTCTTATTTATGAAAGAATTAAGGAAAATATAAAAAATAAAATCCCCATTACAACATCTATTAATGATAGTTATACATTTAAGGGAGCTTTATCGTCTATTCTAGATGGACAAATTACTACTTTATTATGTGGAATTATTTTATTCTATTTCGGAATAGGACCAATTAGAGGATTTTCTACAACTTTAATTATTGGGATCATCATTTCTGTATTTACTTCAACTTGTTTAGGAAGGCTATTTTTAGAATGGCATTTAAAAAAAAATCCAAATATTATTTTTTATAATAAAATATTTGTTTTTATCTTTCATAAGATTATGAATATACAATGGGATTTTTTATCCAAAAGAAAATGGTTTTACATGATTTCTTCTGCTCTTTTAATTATTAGTATATATTCAATAATTTTTAAAGGATTAAATTTAGGATTAGATTTTGTTGGAGGACGTTCTTATGTAATTATTTTTGATCGTAAAATAATTCCTGAAAAAATTTCGGAAATTTTATCAAAAACATTTATAGAAAACAATAAACCTTCATTTCCACATGTCAAAACATTTGGACAAAAAAATAAACTAAAAATAGTGACTAAATACAAAATATGGGAAGAAAATAATAAAGTAGACGAAGAAATATTGAAAAAAATGTTTTTTGCTTTGAAAAATTATTTTCCTATTGATTTTAATGATTTTAAAAATATAAAAAAAAACAAATATTTAGGTCTTTTATCTTCTGAAAAAGTAGGCCCTTTAATAGCTAAAAAATTGATTTATAAATCTTTTATTTCTATTATAATTTCTTTAATAGGAATATTTTTTTACATCTTTATAAGATTCAAAAAATGGCAATTTGGATTAGGAGCTGTAGTATCTCTTATACATGATTCCATCATTGTACTTGGAATATTTTCTTTTTTTCAAAAAAAATTTCCAATTATGGAAATTGATCAAAATTTTATAGCGGCATTATTGACTATAATAGGTTACTCTATTAATGATACAGTGATAGTTTATGATAAAATTAGAAAAATTTCGGTAAAAAAAATATTTACAAAAAATGTTGTTAATAATGGAATTTCTAATTCTATTAGTAGAACTATAAATACTTCATTTCTTACTTTATTAGTAATTTCTATACTTTTATTATTTGGAGGTCTTGCTATTCGTAGTTTTATGTTTGCTTTATTTATTGGAGTAAGTATTGGAACTTATTCCTCCATATTTATAGCTCCATCTATAGTATATGATTGTTGTAAAATAAAAATATAGAAAAATGAAAAATTTTTTGTTTATTAGTATTGAAGAAAGCTTTTTTATTATTTTTGTAGCGATACTCATATTTGGTCCTAAAAAAATACCGGATATAGCTCGTGGTTTAGGAGAAGGAATACGATATTTTAAAAATGCTAAAGAAAAAATTAAAAATGAAATTATAATGCAAAATAATATCAATAAACCTATTAAAGATAAAAAAATAAAGAAAAATATACCTCCTTATTCTATAAAACGAAATAATAATTAATAATTTTTTCTATAATCTTTTATTTTAGATTTTTCTATTAAAACATCTCCTAATTTTTCTAAAATATTTTTGCTTAAAAAAGAATTTAAAAGTTCTCTTTCATAAGAAATAGAAGAAGGATTCTTATATGTATATGTACTAAAACGTTTTAATGGTCTTATAAAAAAAACACCACTGTTACCTAATATAGGATTAGAAGTTTCATATAATTTTGAAGAAAAAGCATACCCCACTATTTTTGGTTCTTTGCAATTATTTATGATAGAATTATAGAAATTTATTTTATAAAATTTATTTATTTTTTTAGAAAAATGTAAAGCTATATTTTCCAAATTTTTATGAATTAATTCATTTTTTATTATTTTATTAAAATAAATTTTTAATTTATTATTAATTAAATATGGAGTTAAATTATTTTTTATTTTTTCAATAGAAATTCCTTTTTTTTGAATTTTAGATAAAATTACTATAATATAATCTTTATTTGCAGTAGAAAAAATTTTTATATCTCCCTTTTTTCTATTTTTTTCATAAGACCAATTGATAATTTTTTTATCTAATTCCGTATTTAATCCATTAATATTCCATTGATTATTTTTTACTTCTTCTAAAAAAATTGTTTCATATCTTTTTTTTCTTGCATTGTTAATAAATGTATTTAAATTAGAATTTTTATTTTTTTCCACAAATTTAACAATATTTTTATGAAACATTTTTTCCGTTTTTTTTGATGGAAAAAGTGTTTTTATTATTATAGCAAACTGATAAACAGGTTTAATATCTTTTTTATTATCTATTTTTATAATATGATAACCAAATTTAGTTTCAGTAATCCCTATCATTCCTATTTTATTTTCTGAAGAAAAAATATCAAATTTTCCTGGAAAATTTTGTTCTCCATATTTCATCCATCCTAAACTACCTTTATTTATTTTAGCATTCATAAAATCATCAGATTTTTTTTCAACTAAATAATTGAATCTATTAGGATTTTTTTTAATAGTATTATATATTTTTTTAGCTATTTTTTCAGCTTCTTTTTTGGTTCTACTATTATAATAACGTATAGCTTCTTTATGAGAAATTAATATATGACTGGATAAAACAGAATTATGTATCATTTTTTTTCCTGTTAATTTAGCCATGATATAAATGTTATTTTCTTTCACTGGACCAAACATACTTCCAATACTATTATTGTTTTTTACAAAATTTTGAAAAATAGGAGGAAGGTTTTTTTTTAAATAAAAATTAGAATCAAAAGGTTTTTCAGATTGATTAGAAACAATTATAGAATGATGATTGGAATCTTTAAATTTATAAAATAATTTTTTCATTTTATAATCCATATTTTTCTCATCAAACAATGAAGGATGAGAACGAAAAATAACGAAACTCAAACTCCTTAAATCTTCTTTTTTATAAAGAAATTTATTTTTTTTAATATAATTACAAATATCATTATTACTTATAGAATTATATTTTTTTTCTATTTCGGAATAAGGGATAAAAATATAATCAATGATAGAAAAAAAATTTTTATTTTTATAATTTAATTCAGCTTCTATAGAAGAAGTATTAAATCCATACATTAACATTTCTACATATTTTCTTGCGATAATCCTTTTTTTAATGTTATTTTTTTCATAATCCCAAATATTTTTTTCCTCTTCTATTTGAGGCGTTATAGATGTTACATTTCTAGATAATTTTTCTAAATTTTTCAAATATAATTGGAATTTTTTTATATCCATTTTCCCCTTTTTATCTTGAAAATCTATAATTTTACTATATATAGATTGTTTTTTAATAGCATTCCAAAAATCTTTTTTTGTATTTTGTATTCCTAATTTTACTGCCTGTTGATTTAATACTTTTTCATTAACTAATAATTTCCAAGCATCATTTTTTAAATAAAAATCAGGTTCTTCTTCACGAAATCGTTTCAAAAATTGAAAACAATCAAGATATTCTTTTACAGAAATATTCTCTCCATTTACTTTTCCTATTACATTTGAATTTTTATAAAAAAATTTTAATAAAAAGTTAGGATCTAATATGAAAAAAATTAAAGAAATTCCTATAAATAAGAAAATAAACCATGTATTTTTTCTAATTTTTTCTAAAAAACTCATTTTATAAATTTTTTTGAAGAAAAACTTCTTCTATTTTATTTTTAGATACTTTTTTTATTTCAATATAAAAATTTTTATTAATGATAATTATTTCTCCATATTTTGGAATATTTCCTGTGTAAGTAACGATAAGACCTCCTAAAGTTTCGTATTTTTCAGATTTAGGAAGATCTATATTATATTTAGCATTAATAAAATCAATTTCTAAACGTGCAGAAAATAAAAATTTTTTATCATTTAATTTTTTATCCAATAAAATATTCTCATCATGTTCATCTTTTATATCTCCAATAAATTCTTCCAAAATATCTTCTATGGTTATCATTCCTGCAGTTCCTCCATATTCATCTAAAACTATAGCTATGCTTCTTTTTTTTCTAATTAAAAGATCCATTATTTCTCTAACAGGAGTCGTTACATAAACCAATTCAACGGATCTAATTATAGATTCAATATTTTTTGGTTTTTTTAATAATTCTAAATAATGAATGTATCCAATAATATTATCTATATTATCTTGATAAATTACTATTTTAGATAACCCTTTTTCTGTGAATAAGTTACGAATATTATCCATAGAAAAAAATCTTATATTAGAAGAAATAATTTCTTTTCTAGGAACCATACATTCTCGCGCTTTTTTTTCAGAAAAATCCAAAGCTTTGTGAAAAATTTCAATTTCAAATTCAACGAATCCTTTCTCTTTTACATCGTTTTCTATATTTTCTGATAAAAAATAAATTAAATCTTCTTTATCAAAAATTTTTTTTTTATTATTTTCCTTTTCTCCTAAAATTTTCAAAAAAACATTAGATATCCAAATAACTGAATTTGTAATAGGAGAAAAAATTTTGCATATAATATATGCAGGTACAATAAATAAACTCAATAATTCGTTAGAATATACACTAAATATTATTTTAGGAATAAATTCTCCCATAATTAAAATAACAGTAGCAGAAAAAACCGTTTCTAAAAAAAAAATCCATAAAGAATTATCAAAAAATTCTTTTGGTAGAATAGAAAAAAATAATTTTCCCATATAAATACCATATATAACTAAAGAGATCGTATTCCCTATCAACATTGTTGTTATGAATTTTTTAGGATCATTAATACTCTTAGAAAGAAGTTTAGAACGAAATGAATCTTTTTTCTTTTCTAATTCTATTTGAAATAAACTAGAAGAAATTAAGGCCATTTCCATTCCAGAAAAAAAAGCAGATATAAGTATAGTGATAAAAACTATACTAATATAAAAAATCATACAATTTTATTATATTGGAAAAATACCGCTAATATTTTTTAATTTAATTTTTTTTAAATCATCAGAAGCTTCTATTCCATTGATAGCATGTAAAATTGTCCCATCTGAATTATATATAGTTGTATATTTTCTATTAAATATCTTTTTTTGTTTTTTGTTCCAAAATATTTCTTCTGTTTTCAAAAAATATCCTTTAGGATTCATAATTTTTATGTTTCCTTTAATATGATAAAGTATTTTACCAATTGATTTAACCCAATTTGCCCTAAGATAAGTATATTTATTAGAGTTTCTTTCATAAAGAAATATAGAAACACCATTTGGAAATAAAGTGTAAAAAGTATATTCTTTTATAATAGGTGAATAAATAATAAATTTCAATAATCCTTTTTCTTTAAATAAAAGACTCGTTTTAATAAAAATTTTTTTAGGAATTTTTATTGTATTTTTTTTTATAAAATATTTTTTTTTTTTGCAAGAAAAAAGAAAAAAAAACAATAAAAAAAATATGATGATAAAATTTTTTGATTTATTACTTATTATTTTATTTATTGTACTTTTGTTAATTGTTTATCTTATTTAAGGTATCTTAGCTCAGTTGGTAGAGCAAAGGACTGAAAATCCTTGTGTCCCCGGTTCGATTCCGGGAGATACCATTATATCCCTAGTTCTTTTTTGACTTCTTCGGTAATATCTCCTCCTTTATTAACAATAACTCCTTTTCCAGGACTACAATCATCAACTCTTATAATATTTTTATCTTTATTTATTACTTTATTAATTGCATTTTCTATCTTTTTATATATAGGATTTAATAATTTATTTTGTTGATTTGTCAAATCATCTGCTGCAATTTTTTGATATGCATGAGCTCTTGCTTGCAAAATTTCTAATTCTTTTTTTAAAATGGGATTTTTATTTTTTTTAAATTTTTCTGCTTTTTTATGAAATTCCTTTGCTAATTTATCTAAAATATTTTCATGCATTTTACTAATTTTATCTAACTCCTTTTGAGCAATAGAAAATTCTGGCATTTTTTCTATAAGAACCATACTATTCAGACAAACTATTTTTTGATAACATTCTTTAGAAAAAGAAAAAAATGAATATCCAAATAAAAAGAAAAATAATAAAAAATAAAAAATTGTATTTTTTTTCATATGATTTTTGTGTTTATTAGATTACAAATCTTTTCCTACAATAAAATGTGTTTTCCATCTATATTTCATTTGATCAATTATATCTATAGGATATCCAAAATCTATTCCTATAATTCCTATTGGTATCCAAAAAAAACGAAATCCAAATCCAAAAGATTTATTCATTATTAGTGGATTATAATTTTTATAAGAATCACTTAAATTTCCTCCTTCTATAAAAAAAGTTGTCCAAATTTTAAATTTGGAAAAATCTTTAATCAAATAACGCATTTCTAAAACAAATTTGTTGTAAATCACCCCTCCGTAATTTGGAATATTATATTTAAAATTTTTTGTATTAGGAGAATATCCCCTTAACGGAATATGATCTATATTTTCTGATCCCAATGACCTATTTTGCACTCCACCCATATAAAACTTTTGAAAAGAAAATAATTCTTTTGAATTATTATATTGTCCTAAATATCCAAATTCTCCTCCTACTTTAAATACCATGTTTTTTATAATTTTTTTATACCAAAAAAAAATTATTTTAAACTTAAAATACTCCATCCATTTCATTTTATTTTCTTCATTTTGTTTTATAATCATAGAGTATGGAAGAGTAAATAGACTGTTCAATTGTATTTTTGAACCTCTAAATGGAAAAATAATATCTGGCTCAGTAGAAACTCTTTGCAATGAAATTAAATAACTAAGATTATTGAATTTACGTTTATTAAATAAATGAGATGAAATATCTCTTTTGTAAGAAAATTTTTCATAATCTATAGATGCTAAAATACTAGAATAAGGATCTAAAAAAGTTAAAAACTTGTTAAAGTTAATAGAAGTTGCTATTTTTTCAAATAATTGTTTTTCTTCATGTAATATTTTAGTGTTCTTATATATTTGAGAAAAAAAATAAAAATCATCCTCATTCTCATTTTTTATTTTTTTTCTTGAATAAGATCCCTTCAAAGTAAGGGATGTTGGATTTTTTTTTTCGATCCAATATATCCAAGGTTCTGTAAAAGAAAAACCATATGAGGCAAAATCTTTTCCTAATTGACTAAAAATAATTAATTTTTGTCCATCTCCTTGAGGAATAGGATTCCATGAATTCCATTTAAAAAAATTTTTAAAAGAAAAGTTCCCAAAATTTAATTTAAAATTTCCAATAATTTTTTTCATATCTTTTCCTCCAAATCCACCATATAACTGAAATTCATTAGTATTTTTCTCTACAATATGCCATACTATATCTACAAAATTATTTTTTTTATTCGGTTTTATTTCATAATACACTTTTTCAAAAAGATTCAAATCCTCCAAATGTAATAAACTATATCTTATTTTTTTAGGAGAGAAAATATCTCTTGGATAAATTTTTAATTCTCTTCTAATAATATGATCCTTAGTTATTGAATTCCCTAATATATTTACTTTATTTATATATACAGGATGATTTTCTTCTATTTGTATTTCTAAATCAATTTTATTATCTATTATTTTTTTTTCTATAGGTATTATATTAACGAATAAATAACCTAAATCTAAATAATTAGATAGAATACTGTTAGTAAAAACAGTATTAAAAATATTTTTTTGGATTCCAATTTTATTATAAATATCTCCTTTTTTGTAAGAAAAAATTTTATTTAAATAATCTTTTTTTAATTTTTTATTTCCTAAAATATTAATATTTCCTAAATAATATTTATTACCTTCAATTATTTTTATTTTTATTCCATAATTTCCAGAATTTTTTTTCCACACAGAATCCAAAAATACTTGAACGTCCATAAATCCCATAGATAAATATTTATCTATAATATTTTTTAAATCTTTTTTTATATTTTCTTCTACAAAAGAAGGATTTCCTATTATAGGAATGTAAAAACTTTTTTTAATTGTAATCATGAGATTTAACAATTCTTTATTACTAATCATTTTATTTCCTTCAAAAAATATTTCTTCTATTCCTATTTTATTTCCTTTATCAACATGTATAGATAATATATTTTTATTATCTTTTTTAGTTATTTCATTTTTTATATTAATTTCATGAAATCCTTTATTTTTATAATATTCTTGAATTTTATTTTTTATAGTTTGAATTAAATCTCCAGAAATTTTTTCTCCTTTTTTTATTTTTTTTATATTCAAAAATTGATCTTTTCTAATTCCTTTTACTTTTATTTCATCAATTTCTATCAAATCTTCTAATTCAAAAAATAAATCAATTTCATCTTTATATATATTTTTTTTATATACAGATATATCTTTAAAAAGATTGCTATTCCATAATTTTTTAATAGCTATCTGTATTCCATAAGTATCAACTAATTCTCCAGTAGAAATTCCAGATAAATTAGAAATAAAACGATTATCATATTTTGTTTTTCCCATAATATGAATATTCTTTACAATAAAATTTGATTTTTTTTGATTTTGTTTAGGTAAATCAAAATATTCATTTTTATTGAATGAGTATACCTGTTGGATTTGCATTATCATTAATAAATAAAAAATGCTCTTGAGAAAGATATTTTTTTTCATAAATACAAAAAGTTATTCTACGTTTCCAAAACGACGTTTTCTTTTTTGATAATTTATTATAGCTTTGAAAAAATCTTTTTTACGAAAATCAGGCCACAAAATATTTGTAAAATACAATTCTGCATAAGCAGATTGCCAAAGTAAAAAATTACTAATACGTTGTTCTCCACTAGTTCTGATAATTAAATCTACATCTGGTAAATCTTTAGTATATAAATTTTTTTGAAAAAAAGTAAAATCTATATCTTTTAATGAGAATAATCCTTGACAGACTTTTTTAGTAATATTTTTTGTTGCTCTTAAAATTTCTTCTCTTCCACTATAACTTAATGCTAAAATCAAAGTTCCAGATGTATTATGTTTTGTTTTTTTTATGAAAAAAAACAGTTCTTTTTGAATTATTTCAGAAAATTTTTCTATTTCTCCTATAGTGATAATTTTTACGTTTTTTTCATGAATTTCTTTTAAATGAATTTTTAAATTAGTATGAAACAAACGCATTAATCCATCTATTTCTTTTTTAGGCCTTTTCCAATTTTCAGAGGAAAATACATATAAAGTCATATAAGGAATTCCTAATTCTTTACATCCATTTATTGTATCTCTTACAGATTGTATTGCTTTTTCATGCCCAAATGTTCTTAATTTCCCTCTTTTTTCTGCCCAACGACCATTTCCATCCATTATCACAGCTACATGATGAGGTATATTATTATAATCTATTTCTTCTAGTAATTTTTTCATAAAAACATCTTTTACAAAGATATAAATTTCATATTCAATTTCTTTTATCCATTCCCCATAAAAGTTTTTCTCGTAATGTTTTATAATAAGTATTCTTTCTTTCTTGAATCATATATATATAAAAAGGAGCTTTTTGTATGTACAATTCATTATCCTTATTTAAAGAAGTCAATCTAGTATCCATAGATAAAGAATAAGATTTAACACGACTATGTATTTTTAAATGAACTTTTTTATGATCCGATATAATTAATGGACGTGAAAATAAATTATGTGGAGAGATAGGAGTAAGTACAAAATTATTGTTATCCGGACTAATAATAGGTCCACCGCAACTTAAAGAATATCCAGTAGATCCAGTTGGAGTAGAAATAATTAATCCATCTGCCCAATAAGAAGTCAAAAATTCATTATCAATGTAAGCATCTATAGTAATCATAGAAACGGTTTCTTTGCGAATAATTACGATTTCATTTAATGCAAAATTAAAAAACTGATGATGATCCATAATGGAAGTTTTCAAACTTAATAAGCTTCTAGGGATTAAAAGAAATTTTTTATTGAAAATTTGATCTATTTTTTTAATAAAAACATCTTTATTGAAAGTAGCTAAAAAACCTAAATTTCCTGTATTTACTCCAACTATAGGAATTCCAGAATCTCTTATTAATGTTATAGCGGATAAAATCGTACCATCTCCTCCAAAAGTAAACATTAAACTAAAATCTTTAGTTAATTCTTTGTAATGAGAAAATACAGGAAAATCCAGATTTTTAAATTCCTTAAAAGAAGATAAAATATGTAAAAATGATTTTTCAATATGAATTTCTATTGAATGACTAGATGCATAGCCTATGAACTGATTTAAATATGAAATATTATTTGCTACAAATTTTTGTCCATATACGGCTATTTTCATTTTGATTTTTTCACAATAAACTAAAAAAAAATTACGAATTTATATAATAAATGTACAAAAAAGATTAATTAATTTTTTTTTTTAATTAAATTTGTTTTTATGAAAAGGAAAGAAATATGAAAAAATCTTTATTTCCTGCTAAAATATTATTATTTGGAGAATATGGAGTTATAAAAAATTCTAGTGGTCTTTCCATTCCTCATAATTTTTATAAAGGAACTTTAAAATTTCATTCTAAATTTAATTTAGATATATTATCCTCTAATTATGAAATTAAAAAATATTATAATTTTTTATACATTCTAGAAAAAAAAAACAAATCTTAACAAGATTAAATTTAAAAAAATTACATAAAGATATACAAAATGGAATATCCTTTCATTCAAATATACCACAAAGATATGGTATAGGAAGTTCTGGAGCATTAGTTGCGGCTATTTATGATAAATATGCAAAAAATAAATGTCATGAAAATATAGTTTTTTTAAAAAAAATATTTAGTCAAATGGAATCTTTTTTTCATGGAAAAAGTTCCGGAATAGATCCTTTAATTTGTTATTTAAATTTACCTATACTTATTCGTTCAGAAACAGATATTTCTACTATAGTACTTCCAAAAAAAAATAAGGGGGAAGGTGCTATTTTTTTATTAAATTCGGGTATTCCTAGTAAAACGGCTTCTATGATAAAAATTTTTTTTGGAAAATTAAAATACCATAATTTTAAAAAAATTTTAAAAGAAGAATTTATAAAATATAATGAAAAATGTATTGAAGCTTTTTTAAAAGAAGATTTCAAAATTTTGTTAAAAAATGTAAAAAGACTCTCTATTTGGGTATTTCATCATTTTCGTCCCATGATACCAAAAAATTTTTGTAAAATATGGGAAGAAGGAATATTCCATAATCTTCATTATTTTAAATTGTGTGGTTCTGGAGGGGGAGGTTTTATTTTAGGATTTACTTCAAATTATGATTTATCCAAAAAAAGATTAAAAAAATATACAATGGAAGTCCTTTTTCGTTTTTAATTTTCATAAAAATGCATGATAACAATAAAATTAGATTAAACCAGTACTTATCTCATGCAGGGATTTCTTCCAGAAGAAAAGCAGATAAACTTATTCAATCTGGTGTTATAGAAGTTAATGGGATCCCTATTAATAAATTAGGAACTACTATTAATACAAATGATATTGTTACATTTAATGGATCAAAAATTAAAACTAAAAATAAAATTTATATACTACTTAATAAACCCAAAGGATTTATTACCTCAACACAGGATGAATTTAATAGGAAAACAGTAATGAATTTAATTTCAAATTATTCTGAATATAAAATTTTTCCTG of the Blattabacterium cuenoti genome contains:
- a CDS encoding NAD kinase — encoded protein: MKIAVYGQKFVANNISYLNQFIGYASSHSIEIHIEKSFLHILSSFKEFKNLDFPVFSHYKELTKDFSLMFTFGGDGTILSAITLIRDSGIPIVGVNTGNLGFLATFNKDVFIKKIDQIFNKKFLLIPRSLLSLKTSIMDHHQFFNFALNEIVIIRKETVSMITIDAYIDNEFLTSYWADGLIISTPTGSTGYSLSCGGPIISPDNNNFVLTPISPHNLFSRPLIISDHKKVHLKIHSRVKSYSLSMDTRLTSLNKDNELYIQKAPFYIYMIQERKNTYYKTLREKLLWGMDKRN
- a CDS encoding BamA/OMP85 family outer membrane protein, whose product is MQIQQVYSFNKNEYFDLPKQNQKKSNFIVKNIHIMGKTKYDNRFISNLSGISTGELVDTYGIQIAIKKLWNSNLFKDISVYKKNIYKDEIDLFFELEDLIEIDEIKVKGIRKDQFLNIKKIKKGEKISGDLIQTIKNKIQEYYKNKGFHEINIKNEITKKDNKNILSIHVDKGNKIGIEEIFFEGNKMISNKELLNLMITIKKSFYIPIIGNPSFVEENIKKDLKNIIDKYLSMGFMDVQVFLDSVWKKNSGNYGIKIKIIEGNKYYLGNINILGNKKLKKDYLNKIFSYKKGDIYNKIGIQKNIFNTVFTNSILSNYLDLGYLFVNIIPIEKKIIDNKIDLEIQIEENHPVYINKVNILGNSITKDHIIRRELKIYPRDIFSPKKIRYSLLHLEDLNLFEKVYYEIKPNKKNNFVDIVWHIVEKNTNEFQLYGGFGGKDMKKIIGNFKLNFGNFSFKNFFKWNSWNPIPQGDGQKLIIFSQLGKDFASYGFSFTEPWIYWIEKKNPTSLTLKGSYSRKKIKNENEDDFYFFSQIYKNTKILHEEKQLFEKIATSINFNKFLTFLDPYSSILASIDYEKFSYKRDISSHLFNKRKFNNLSYLISLQRVSTEPDIIFPFRGSKIQLNSLFTLPYSMIIKQNEENKMKWMEYFKFKIIFFWYKKIIKNMVFKVGGEFGYLGQYNNSKELFSFQKFYMGGVQNRSLGSENIDHIPLRGYSPNTKNFKYNIPNYGGVIYNKFVLEMRYLIKDFSKFKIWTTFFIEGGNLSDSYKNYNPLIMNKSFGFGFRFFWIPIGIIGIDFGYPIDIIDQMKYRWKTHFIVGKDL
- a CDS encoding isoprenyl transferase, with translation MKKLLEEIDYNNIPHHVAVIMDGNGRWAEKRGKLRTFGHEKAIQSVRDTINGCKELGIPYMTLYVFSSENWKRPKKEIDGLMRLFHTNLKIHLKEIHEKNVKIITIGEIEKFSEIIQKELFFFIKKTKHNTSGTLILALSYSGREEILRATKNITKKVCQGLFSLKDIDFTFFQKNLYTKDLPDVDLIIRTSGEQRISNFLLWQSAYAELYFTNILWPDFRKKDFFKAIINYQKRKRRFGNVE